Proteins from a single region of Papaver somniferum cultivar HN1 unplaced genomic scaffold, ASM357369v1 unplaced-scaffold_11, whole genome shotgun sequence:
- the LOC113328579 gene encoding MADS-box transcription factor 23-like isoform X1, with product MGRGKIVIRRIDNSTSRQVTFSKRRNGLLKKAKELSILCDAQVGLIIFSSTGKLYEFSSTNMKSTMERYNKSKEEQHHPLPNANSEAKFWKREAAALRHELQSLQENHRQLMGQELSSLSVKELQNLENQLEMSLHGVRMQKDQKRNDEIHELNRKLNLLHQENMDLLKKINEARNRNETNRISHSPNGFNLEEEECIKLQLSQPQQQNYAATENPAALS from the exons ATGGGGAGAGGAAAGATTGTGATTAGAAGGATCGATAACTCAACCAGTAGGCAAGTGACTTTCTCCAAACGAAGGAACGGATTATTAAAGAAAGCCAAAGAGCTTTCTATTCTTTGTGATGCTCAAGTTGGTCTTATAATCTTTTCTAGCACTGGCAAGCTCTATGAGTTCTCAAGTACCAA CATGAAATCTACAATGGAGCGGTACAACAAGTCGAAGGAGGAACAACACCATCCATTGCCGAATGCAAATTCAGAAGCCAAG TTCTGGAAAAGGGAGGCAGCAGCCTTGAGGCATGAATTACAAAGCTTGCAAGAAAACCATCG GCAATTGATGGGTCAAGAGCTTTCCAGTTTGAGCGTTAAAGAGCTACAAAACTTGGAGAATCAATTGGAAATGAGCTTGCATGGTGTCCGTATGCAAAAG GACCAAAAGCGAAACGATGAGATACACGAGCTAAACCGAAAG CTAAACCTCCTTCACCAAGAAAACATGGACTTGTTAAAGAAG ATCAATgaagcgagaaacagaaatgagACAAATAGGATTTCTCATTCTCCAAATGGTTTTaatcttgaagaggaagaatgtaTCAAACTCCAATTAAGCCAACCACAACAACAGAACTATGCCGCAACAGAAAACCCTGCAGCGCTAAG CTGA
- the LOC113328586 gene encoding L-type lectin-domain containing receptor kinase IX.1-like: MSLYVYFCNSFLIFLCFLIPTINSISFNIPRFEPQTRNIILEGDALTSTGTNAIQLINEDEFICRVGRATYAEQIPLWDSTTGEVAHFTTHFTFSIYKSTPTEGAGLAFFIAPVGYPIPPNSAGGYLGLFNTTTTRDTSRNHIIHVEFDSFPNKEWEPDYEHVGINKNSIQSAVVAFWNATLHSQETGNAWITYNATSKNLSVYWTYDKNHVYQGESLLSYQVDLKQILPERVTVGFSAGTGVTTGRHILFSWGFNSTLEGREKKVPNVKMIVGLSVFGTVLVVLALLVVWLIRSKRQRSRRRKEKVNFTSDFERGAGPKRFLLRELVSATNNFSQERKLGEGGFGGVYRGFINEMDLAIAVKKISRESRQGQKEYITEVRIISRLRHRNLVQLIGWCHESGEFLLVYELMPNGSLGSHLFGRRAPLAWAVRYKIALGLASALLYLHEEGEQCVVHRDVKSSNIMLDSNFNAKLGDFGLARLMDHELGLQSTGLAGTLGYLAPEYINTGKASKESDVFSFGVVALEIACGRKSVDRMEEVSDVGLVEWVWDLYGRDAILAATDHKLSLEFDANQAECLMVVGLWCAHPDRSFRPSMRQAIQVLNMEASIPNLPTKMPVPSYHVPELDLISSEPTSITSTSIDMGR; this comes from the coding sequence ATGTCATTATACGTATACTTCTGCAACTCTTTCTTAATTTTTCTCTGCTTTCTCATTCCTACAATTAACTCAATCTCCTTTAACATACCTCGCTTTGAACCTCAGACCAGAAACATCATACTGGAAGGTGATGCCCTGACTTCCACAGGTACCAATGCCATCCAATTGATCAACGAAGACGAATTCATTTGTCGTGTTGGTCGAGCTACTTATGCCGAACAGATACCCCTGTGGGACTCCACCACTGGAGAAGTCGCACACTTCACCACCCATTTCACCTTTTCCATCTATAAAAGTACACCGACTGAGGGTGCTGGACTTGCCTTCTTTATTGCTCCTGTTGGATATCCAATCCCTCCGAATTCAGCTGGTGGATATCTAGGCCTTTTTAATACAACAACGACTCGTGATACTTCTCGCAATCATATCATCCATGTGGAATTTGATTCCTTTCCAAACAAAGAATGGGAACCAGATTATGAACATGTGGGGATTAATAAAAATTCCATCCAGTCTGCTGTTGTGGCCTTTTGGAATGCTACCTTACATAGTCAGGAAACTGGTAACGCTTGGATCACTTATAATGCTACTAGTAAGAATCTCAGTGTGTATTGGACATATGATAAGAATCATGTGTATCAAGGCGAATCTCTTCTTTCATACCAAGTTGATTTGAAACAGATTTTACCAGAAAGGGTTACCGTAGGATTCTCCGCTGGTACCGGTGTGACTACTGGGCGGCATATTCTTTTTTCTTGGGGTTTTAATTCAACCTTGGAAGGTCGGGAAAAAAAAGTACCAAATGTCAAAATGATTGTTGGATTATCTGTTTTTGGAACTGTTCTAGTAGTTCTTGCTTTACTTGTGGTATGGCTGATAAGGTCGAAAAGACAAAGGTCTAGAAGAAGGAAGGAAAAGGTTAACTTCACATCTGACTTTGAAAGAGGAGCTGGTCCAAAGAGGTTCTTGCTTAGAGAATTGGTTTCTGCTACAAACAACTTCTCGCAGGAAAGAAAACTAGGAGAAGGTGGCTTCGGAGGCGTCTATAGGGGATTCATAAATGAAATGGATTTGGCAATTGCAGTGAAGAAAATCTCTAGGGAATCTAGACAAGGTCAGAAGGAGTACATAACTGAGGTCAGGATCATCAGTCGATTGAGACACCGGAATTTGGTGCAGCTCATTGGTTGGTGTCACGAGAGTGGAGAGTTTCTACTTGTTTATGAATTGATGCCTAATGGTAGTCTAGGTTCTCATCTGTTCGGCCGAAGAGCCCCTCTTGCCTGGGCTGTCAGATACAAAATTGCGCTTGGGTTAGCCTCTGCACTGCTTTACCTTCATGAAGAAGGAGAGCAATGCGTAGTCCATCGCGATGTCAAATCAAGCAACATAATGTTGGATTCAAATTTCAATGCAAAGCTCGGTGATTTTGGTCTAGCTCGGCTCATGGATCATGAACTAGGTCTCCAATCAACTGGGTTAGCTGGGACTTTAGGCTACTTAGCACCAGAGTACATAAACACGGGAAAGGCAAGTAAAGAATCTGACGTGTTTAGCTTTGGGGTAGTGGCTTTAGAAATTGCTTGTGGGAGAAAATCAGTTGATCGTATGGAAGAGGTTTCTGATGTAGGCTTAGTTGAGTGGGTTTGGGATCTATACGGCAGAGATGCAATTTTGGCCGCGACAGACCATAAACTAAGCCTGGAGTTCGATGCAAACCAAGCCGAATGTTTGATGGTTGTTGGGTTATGGTGTGCACACCCTGATCGAAGTTTCAGACCATCGATGAGACAAGCAATTCAGGTACTTAACATGGAAGCAAGTATTCCTAATCTTCCGACAAAAATGCCCGTTCCTTCCTATCATGTACCTGAATTAGATCTTATTTCTAGTGAACCAACTTCTATCACTAGTACAAGCATTGACATGGGTCGCTAA
- the LOC113328579 gene encoding MADS-box transcription factor 27-like isoform X2, whose product MGRGKIVIRRIDNSTSRQVTFSKRRNGLLKKAKELSILCDAQVGLIIFSSTGKLYEFSSTNMKSTMERYNKSKEEQHHPLPNANSEAKFWKREAAALRHELQSLQENHRQLMGQELSSLSVKELQNLENQLEMSLHGVRMQKV is encoded by the exons ATGGGGAGAGGAAAGATTGTGATTAGAAGGATCGATAACTCAACCAGTAGGCAAGTGACTTTCTCCAAACGAAGGAACGGATTATTAAAGAAAGCCAAAGAGCTTTCTATTCTTTGTGATGCTCAAGTTGGTCTTATAATCTTTTCTAGCACTGGCAAGCTCTATGAGTTCTCAAGTACCAA CATGAAATCTACAATGGAGCGGTACAACAAGTCGAAGGAGGAACAACACCATCCATTGCCGAATGCAAATTCAGAAGCCAAG TTCTGGAAAAGGGAGGCAGCAGCCTTGAGGCATGAATTACAAAGCTTGCAAGAAAACCATCG GCAATTGATGGGTCAAGAGCTTTCCAGTTTGAGCGTTAAAGAGCTACAAAACTTGGAGAATCAATTGGAAATGAGCTTGCATGGTGTCCGTATGCAAAAGGTCTAA